The Lentzea guizhouensis genome contains a region encoding:
- a CDS encoding aminotransferase class I/II-fold pyridoxal phosphate-dependent enzyme, which produces MDHSQAPVLEALQDFRSRGFVPFTPPGHRQGRGVDPRVLDVLGEQVFTADVVALNGLDDRLMRGGVIKRAQELMADAVHAEHAFFSTCGSSLSVKSAMLSVAGPHEKLIVPRHAHKSVISGLVLSGVAPVWLSPRWDAERHLSHPPTPEQVRELFEAEPEAKGMLLVTPTDYGTCGDIKAIADVCHSFGKPLIVDEAWGAHLPFHGDLPPWGMDAGADVVVTSVHKSGAAVEQSSVFHLQGDLVDAAVLKSREDLLGTTSPSSLVYATLDGWRRHMVEQGEYLLTAALDLAHRTRAAISALPGLEVEEFHRLVHSSDPMKIVIDVSGLHISGYQAADWLRAEQRVTVGLSDHRRIVAQFTHADDQRTADVLVEALTALTGADLPTPKPVDLPSPDELQLETAMLPRDAFFAEVEQVPADQAVGRIAAEMITPYPPGAPAVLPGEVITAEVLAYVRSGLAAGMELPDPADSKLDTIRVVASS; this is translated from the coding sequence ATGGACCACAGCCAGGCGCCAGTGCTCGAGGCACTGCAGGACTTCCGCTCCCGCGGCTTCGTGCCGTTCACCCCGCCCGGTCACCGCCAGGGCCGCGGCGTCGACCCGCGCGTGCTCGACGTGCTGGGCGAGCAGGTCTTCACCGCCGACGTCGTCGCCCTCAACGGCCTGGACGACCGGCTGATGCGGGGCGGCGTGATCAAGCGGGCACAGGAGCTGATGGCCGACGCGGTGCACGCCGAGCACGCGTTCTTCTCCACGTGCGGCAGCTCGTTGTCGGTCAAGAGCGCCATGCTGTCGGTGGCGGGACCGCACGAGAAGCTGATCGTGCCCCGGCACGCGCACAAGTCCGTGATCTCCGGGCTGGTCCTGAGCGGTGTCGCCCCGGTGTGGCTCAGCCCGCGCTGGGACGCCGAGCGCCACCTCAGCCACCCGCCGACGCCGGAGCAGGTGCGCGAGCTGTTCGAGGCCGAGCCGGAAGCGAAGGGCATGCTGCTGGTCACGCCCACCGACTACGGCACGTGCGGCGACATCAAGGCGATCGCGGACGTGTGCCACTCGTTCGGCAAGCCGTTGATCGTCGACGAGGCGTGGGGCGCGCACCTGCCGTTCCACGGCGACCTGCCGCCGTGGGGCATGGACGCCGGCGCCGACGTGGTCGTGACGAGCGTGCACAAGTCGGGCGCCGCGGTGGAGCAGAGCTCGGTGTTCCACCTGCAGGGCGACCTCGTGGACGCCGCGGTGCTCAAGTCCCGCGAGGACCTGCTCGGCACGACCAGTCCGTCCTCACTGGTCTACGCGACCTTGGACGGCTGGCGGCGGCACATGGTCGAGCAGGGCGAGTACCTGCTGACGGCCGCGCTGGACCTCGCCCACCGGACCCGTGCGGCCATCTCCGCGCTGCCCGGTCTGGAGGTCGAGGAGTTCCACCGGCTGGTGCACTCCTCCGACCCGATGAAGATCGTCATCGACGTGTCGGGCCTGCACATCAGCGGCTATCAGGCGGCGGACTGGCTGCGCGCCGAGCAGCGCGTCACGGTCGGCCTCTCCGACCACCGCCGGATCGTCGCCCAGTTCACCCACGCCGACGACCAGCGCACCGCCGACGTCCTGGTCGAGGCGCTGACCGCGTTGACGGGCGCCGACCTCCCGACGCCGAAGCCGGTCGACCTCCCCTCACCCGACGAGCTGCAGCTGGAGACGGCGATGCTGCCGCGCGACGCGTTCTTCGCCGAGGTGGAGCAGGTGCCGGCGGACCAGGCGGTGGGCAGGATCGCCGCCGAGATGATCACGCCGTACCCGCCGGGGGCGCCCGCGGTGCTGCCGGGTGAGGTGATCACGGCGGAGGTGCTGGCGTACGTGCGGAGCGGGCTCGCGGCGGGGATGGAACTGCCGGATCCGGCGGACTCGAAGCTCGACACCATTCGAGTGGTCGCGAGCAGCTGA
- a CDS encoding general stress protein codes for MTPEPATTMTEPATAPVATQTTSRSSLLASFADYAEAQRLVDRMSDDGFPVEHVRIIGDGVRTVEQVTGRMTRAKAALSGAAGGAWFGVLIGLLFGLFTSGVAWAWMLLLSLVIGAFWGAVFGFAAHWTTRGKRDFSSVMTLEARRYDVLVDGAHASRASKYVLR; via the coding sequence GTGACTCCTGAGCCTGCGACGACGATGACCGAACCGGCGACCGCCCCCGTGGCGACCCAGACGACCTCCCGCTCCAGCCTGCTGGCGAGCTTCGCCGACTACGCGGAGGCGCAGCGGCTGGTCGACCGGATGTCCGACGACGGGTTCCCGGTCGAGCACGTGCGGATCATCGGCGACGGCGTGCGGACCGTCGAGCAGGTGACCGGCCGGATGACCCGCGCGAAGGCCGCGTTGTCGGGTGCCGCCGGCGGTGCCTGGTTCGGTGTGCTGATCGGGTTGCTGTTCGGGCTGTTCACGTCCGGGGTCGCGTGGGCGTGGATGTTGTTGCTGAGCCTGGTGATCGGTGCGTTCTGGGGCGCTGTGTTCGGGTTCGCCGCGCACTGGACCACGCGGGGCAAGCGGGACTTCTCCAGCGTGATGACTCTTGAGGCGCGGCGCTACGACGTGCTGGTCGACGGTGCGCACGCCAGCAGGGCCAGCAAGTACGTTCTCCGATAA